A single genomic interval of Novosphingobium ginsenosidimutans harbors:
- a CDS encoding DUF1330 domain-containing protein, translating into MSAYLVFIKEREHDAAAMAEYGGKAGPSLAGHPAKPLVLYGATETLEGPEANSCVIIEFPDMDAARAWYHSPAYQEARKLRFQGADYRVFLTQGL; encoded by the coding sequence ATGAGCGCCTACCTCGTCTTCATCAAGGAACGCGAACACGATGCTGCTGCCATGGCCGAATATGGCGGCAAGGCTGGCCCTTCGCTGGCCGGGCATCCGGCCAAGCCACTGGTGCTCTATGGCGCGACCGAGACGCTGGAAGGGCCAGAAGCCAACAGCTGCGTGATCATCGAGTTCCCCGATATGGACGCCGCCCGTGCCTGGTACCACTCGCCTGCCTATCAGGAAGCCCGCAAGCTCCGCTTCCAGGGCGCCGATTACCGCGTGTTCCTGACCCAGGGGCTCTAG
- a CDS encoding TIR domain-containing protein yields the protein MYNISVFISHSWAYSEHYNTLSAWIFGESWNVGGIPINFHDTSVPKENAIDYANSDEELRNAIYARIRVSDVVLIPTGMYIDHSNWIQKELEGSFYYKKPILAVSPWAQEKKASIVASAAKLQVGWSKNSVVTGIWRAKMNNGA from the coding sequence TTGTACAACATTTCAGTGTTTATAAGCCACTCTTGGGCCTACTCTGAGCATTATAACACTTTGTCTGCATGGATTTTTGGCGAAAGTTGGAATGTCGGCGGAATACCAATAAACTTCCACGACACATCTGTTCCAAAAGAAAACGCCATCGATTACGCCAACAGCGATGAAGAGCTCCGCAATGCTATTTACGCAAGAATAAGGGTCTCGGATGTGGTTCTGATACCTACCGGAATGTATATTGATCACAGTAATTGGATTCAGAAAGAGCTTGAGGGATCATTTTATTACAAAAAGCCGATCCTGGCCGTAAGTCCTTGGGCCCAAGAAAAAAAGGCGTCGATAGTTGCCTCCGCTGCAAAATTGCAAGTTGGCTGGAGCAAGAATAGTGTCGTGACCGGCATCTGGCGGGCTAAAATGAACAATGGCGCATGA
- a CDS encoding DUF952 domain-containing protein, whose translation MDSPHPATAFKILTAEQWAQFDADGVFRGAPVDLADGYIHLSAADQLQGTLDKHFAGQQDLVIAEVDLSVLGEAIRWEVSRGNALFPHCYADLPMGAVLKLERR comes from the coding sequence ATGGATAGCCCGCACCCCGCCACCGCCTTCAAGATCCTGACCGCCGAGCAATGGGCCCAGTTCGATGCTGACGGCGTGTTCCGCGGCGCGCCGGTCGATCTGGCCGATGGCTATATCCACCTCTCTGCGGCGGACCAGCTGCAGGGCACGCTCGACAAGCACTTTGCCGGGCAGCAGGACCTGGTGATCGCCGAGGTGGACCTGAGCGTGCTGGGCGAAGCGATCCGCTGGGAAGTCTCGCGCGGCAATGCCCTGTTCCCGCACTGCTATGCCGACTTGCCGATGGGCGCAGTGCTGAAGTTAGAGCGCCGCTAG